From the Deltaproteobacteria bacterium genome, one window contains:
- a CDS encoding ferritin-like domain-containing protein, with the protein MALLASTRVLARVVRRAVSNSLHARVGRFRDWPNDALLIDEPLALAEQQTDRLRRIYANAQRDAWDGPALFREAMARHGGIQLAREQREALAHPISMLMWGELAAWIVAAELATRLEEPDARLAASAQVFDEARHFYVLRDYLAALHVPVPKLDPYFAIAARRLLATRDLTVKLFAMQILAEGTAMVIFRFLADAKIEPVLTELLPYIEKDEARHVGLGVLYLPERLRGRPVKELLRIRDLTYGIGDLFGATQIRFAKHYAALGADPRDLIRSADKMLHELSQKIGPIPGTELEFFPTNPTKAPDYEKNLDLVLPRPGQEGRLLGRVLRGVIEFGARRLPA; encoded by the coding sequence ATGGCCCTGCTCGCCTCGACCCGCGTCCTGGCCCGCGTCGTCCGCCGCGCGGTCTCGAACTCGCTCCACGCCCGCGTCGGGCGCTTCCGGGACTGGCCGAACGACGCCCTGCTCATCGACGAGCCCCTGGCGCTCGCCGAGCAGCAGACCGACCGGCTGCGGCGCATCTACGCCAACGCCCAGCGCGACGCCTGGGACGGCCCCGCGCTCTTCCGCGAGGCCATGGCGAGGCACGGCGGGATCCAGCTCGCGCGCGAGCAGCGCGAGGCCCTGGCCCACCCGATCTCGATGCTGATGTGGGGCGAGCTGGCGGCCTGGATCGTGGCCGCCGAGCTGGCGACGCGGCTCGAGGAGCCCGACGCGCGGCTCGCCGCCTCCGCCCAGGTCTTCGATGAGGCCCGGCACTTCTACGTGCTGCGCGACTACCTGGCCGCGCTGCACGTGCCCGTGCCGAAGCTCGACCCCTACTTCGCGATCGCGGCGCGGCGCCTGCTCGCGACCCGGGACCTGACGGTCAAGCTCTTCGCGATGCAGATCCTGGCCGAGGGCACGGCGATGGTGATCTTCCGCTTCCTGGCCGACGCGAAGATCGAGCCCGTGCTGACGGAGCTCCTGCCCTACATCGAGAAGGACGAGGCGCGCCACGTGGGCCTCGGCGTGCTCTACCTGCCCGAGCGCCTGCGCGGGCGGCCGGTGAAGGAGCTGCTGCGGATCCGCGACCTCACCTACGGGATCGGCGACCTGTTCGGGGCCACCCAGATCCGCTTCGCGAAGCACTACGCGGCGCTCGGCGCCGACCCGCGCGACCTGATCCGCAGCGCCGACAAGATGCTCCACGAGCTCTCGCAGAAGATCGGGCCGATCCCGGGCACCGAGCTCGAGTTCTTCCCGACCAACCCGACCAAGGCGCCGGACTACGAGAAGAACCTCGACCTCGTGCTGCCCCGGCCCGGCCAGGAGGGACGTCTGCTCGGGCGCGTGCTGCGCGGCGTGATCGAGTTCGGGGCCCGGCGCCTGCCGGCGTGA
- a CDS encoding GNAT family N-acetyltransferase, which yields MPNPLARLIDQRVGPCFEFGGYRFARAETDGERRAVYQLRHEVYAEEGFIRAEEFPSGEFQDAYDAVSVQILVRDAGGAPVGTTRFVLPSELGFPTERFFDFEPPEVARDRLGEYGRLAIRDGHRGGTRAPMLGMLKAVFEVMVEHRITHVFAFLPPKLAASYAALGCVSVPLRTLPPREETLARRRPMRDYFARQPVAPVLFDLGQMLREMGASPDRREAGYAWGRGPGVEPIGPRAPGGVPKPGR from the coding sequence ATGCCGAATCCGCTCGCCCGCCTGATCGACCAGCGTGTCGGCCCCTGCTTCGAGTTCGGCGGCTATCGCTTCGCGCGCGCGGAGACGGACGGCGAGCGCCGGGCGGTCTACCAGCTCCGCCACGAGGTGTACGCGGAGGAGGGCTTCATCCGCGCCGAGGAGTTCCCCTCCGGAGAGTTCCAGGACGCCTACGACGCCGTCTCGGTCCAGATCCTCGTGCGCGACGCGGGCGGCGCCCCGGTCGGCACGACCCGCTTCGTGCTGCCCTCCGAGCTCGGCTTCCCGACCGAGCGCTTCTTCGACTTCGAGCCGCCGGAGGTGGCGCGCGATCGGCTCGGCGAGTACGGGCGGCTCGCGATCCGGGACGGCCATCGCGGAGGCACGCGCGCGCCGATGCTGGGCATGCTGAAGGCGGTGTTCGAGGTGATGGTCGAGCACCGGATCACGCACGTCTTCGCGTTCCTGCCCCCGAAGCTGGCGGCGTCCTACGCGGCGCTCGGCTGCGTGTCGGTGCCCCTGCGCACGCTCCCCCCGCGCGAGGAGACGCTCGCCCGGCGCCGGCCGATGCGCGACTACTTCGCCCGCCAGCCGGTGGCGCCGGTGCTCTTCGACCTGGGCCAGATGCTGCGCGAGATGGGCGCGTCGCCCGACCGCCGCGAGGCCGGCTACGCCTGGGGCCGGGGCCCGGGGGTGGAGCCGATCGGCCCTCGGGCGCCCGGCGGGGTCCCGAAGCCGGGCCGCTGA
- a CDS encoding TetR/AcrR family transcriptional regulator yields the protein MRSATAEIESPRQRILEAALELLAEHGYEGTSLQQVADLVGLHKSSLFHHFRSKEELAREVHRGLAERLLARLEPLLAEEPPRFESLLGALEASADHFAAEPASARLLMRLLVTTRQTEGGLRDPFVAAPGEVDAIDRVLALVGAWLARARAAGVIRYVPVRHTVLNLMGLVLLYPAVFHHVPAAALRGDPRAPEVLASRKRELRAFLEGALAP from the coding sequence GTGAGGAGCGCGACGGCCGAGATCGAGAGCCCCCGGCAGCGCATCCTCGAGGCCGCCCTCGAGCTCCTGGCCGAGCACGGCTACGAGGGCACGAGCCTGCAGCAGGTGGCGGACCTGGTGGGCCTCCACAAGAGCTCCCTCTTCCACCACTTCCGGAGCAAGGAGGAGCTCGCGCGCGAGGTCCATCGCGGGCTCGCCGAGCGGCTGCTCGCGCGCCTCGAGCCGCTCCTCGCCGAGGAGCCGCCGCGCTTCGAGTCGCTGCTCGGGGCGCTCGAGGCGAGCGCCGACCACTTCGCGGCCGAGCCCGCCTCGGCGCGGCTCCTGATGCGGCTCCTGGTGACGACGCGCCAGACCGAGGGGGGCCTGCGCGATCCCTTCGTGGCCGCGCCCGGCGAGGTGGACGCGATCGACCGCGTGCTCGCGCTGGTGGGCGCCTGGCTGGCCCGCGCGCGCGCGGCCGGCGTGATCCGCTACGTCCCGGTGCGACACACCGTCCTGAACCTGATGGGGCTCGTGCTCCTCTACCCGGCCGTCTTCCACCACGTTCCGGCCGCCGCCCTGCGCGGCGACCCGCGCGCGCCCGAGGTGCTGGCCTCGCGCAAGCGCGAGCTGCGCGCGTTCCTGGAGGGCGCGCTCGCGCCCTGA
- a CDS encoding TIGR03621 family F420-dependent LLM class oxidoreductase has translation MSGDPRHPFRFGVQIADFPGADWVARVRRLEALGYATVFCPDHFSPQMDPTAFVAAAAAVTTRLRVGTLVYDVDYRHPVVYAKQAATIERLSGGRHEFGIGAGWMETDYRQAGIPYERPGVRIERLAEALAICEGMWAAPEEGFSFEGRHFRVKDVPRAIDQPVRPKLLIGGGGRRLLSLAGRHADVVGINPRLEEGRVSAATPADLAPERVREKVAWVREAAARAGRDPAAIELQSLVFVTAITDTPAGLREMLARSSGMSVAQVAGCPLFLTGPASEIRDRLEARRDETGISYVVIQGRDPAVVERFAAEVVAPLAGR, from the coding sequence ATGTCGGGCGACCCGAGACACCCGTTCCGCTTCGGCGTGCAGATCGCGGACTTCCCCGGCGCCGACTGGGTGGCGCGCGTGCGCCGGCTCGAGGCGCTCGGCTACGCGACCGTCTTCTGCCCCGACCACTTCTCGCCCCAGATGGACCCGACCGCCTTCGTGGCGGCGGCCGCCGCGGTCACGACCCGGCTGCGGGTGGGCACGCTCGTCTACGACGTCGACTACCGGCATCCGGTCGTGTACGCGAAGCAGGCGGCCACGATCGAGCGCCTCTCCGGCGGCCGCCACGAGTTCGGGATCGGCGCGGGCTGGATGGAGACGGACTACCGGCAGGCCGGGATCCCCTACGAGCGCCCCGGCGTGCGCATCGAGCGGCTTGCCGAGGCGCTCGCGATCTGCGAGGGGATGTGGGCCGCACCCGAGGAGGGCTTCTCCTTCGAAGGCCGACACTTCCGCGTGAAGGACGTGCCGCGCGCGATCGACCAGCCGGTGCGGCCGAAGCTCCTGATCGGCGGCGGCGGCAGGCGGCTGCTCTCGCTGGCGGGCCGGCACGCCGACGTGGTCGGGATCAACCCCCGGCTCGAGGAGGGGCGGGTCAGCGCCGCGACGCCGGCGGACCTGGCGCCCGAACGGGTGCGCGAGAAGGTGGCCTGGGTGCGCGAGGCGGCGGCCCGGGCGGGCCGCGACCCGGCGGCGATCGAGCTCCAGTCGCTGGTCTTCGTCACCGCGATCACGGACACGCCCGCCGGCCTGCGCGAGATGCTGGCGCGCTCGAGCGGGATGAGCGTCGCGCAGGTGGCCGGCTGCCCGCTGTTCCTGACCGGACCGGCGAGCGAGATCCGCGACCGCCTCGAGGCGCGCCGCGACGAGACCGGGATCAGCTACGTCGTGATCCAGGGCCGCGATCCGGCGGTCGTCGAGCGCTTCGCGGCGGAGGTGGTGGCGCCGCTCGCCGGACGCTGA
- the mtgA gene encoding monofunctional biosynthetic peptidoglycan transglycosylase, with protein MSRRAIARGRRRPGRRAALGLVLALLAASVAPIAVLRVVPPLTSSFMVQRALGLGDGGRCRRIEYDWVGWEAISRHAKLAVLASEDQRFPTHGGFDLAEIRDAVSERLAGSRARGASTITQQVAKNLFLWPAPSFARKGLEAWLTLWIEALWPKRRILEVYLNIAQMGPCSFGVEAAAQRFFARPAARLSRSQAARLAAVLPDPAHRRVEAPTPGLRARAAQIERQMRALGPAAVRAVER; from the coding sequence ATGAGCCGCCGGGCGATCGCACGCGGGCGGCGCCGGCCCGGGCGCCGCGCCGCGCTCGGGCTGGTGCTCGCGCTCCTGGCCGCGAGCGTGGCGCCGATCGCCGTCCTGCGCGTGGTGCCGCCGCTCACGAGCTCGTTCATGGTGCAGCGCGCGCTCGGCCTCGGCGACGGCGGCCGCTGCCGGCGCATCGAGTACGACTGGGTCGGCTGGGAGGCGATCTCGCGCCACGCGAAGCTCGCCGTGCTCGCGAGCGAGGACCAGCGCTTCCCGACCCACGGCGGCTTCGACCTCGCGGAGATCCGCGACGCCGTGAGCGAGCGGCTCGCGGGCAGCCGCGCGCGCGGGGCCAGCACGATCACCCAGCAGGTGGCGAAGAACCTCTTCCTGTGGCCCGCGCCGAGCTTCGCGCGCAAGGGGCTCGAGGCCTGGCTCACGCTCTGGATCGAGGCGCTGTGGCCGAAGCGCCGGATCCTGGAGGTGTACCTGAACATCGCGCAGATGGGCCCCTGCAGCTTCGGCGTCGAGGCCGCGGCGCAGCGCTTCTTCGCGCGCCCCGCGGCGCGCCTCTCGCGTTCGCAGGCCGCGCGGCTGGCCGCCGTGCTGCCCGACCCCGCGCACCGACGGGTCGAGGCGCCGACGCCCGGCCTGCGCGCGCGCGCGGCGCAGATCGAGCGCCAGATGCGCGCCCTCGGCCCCGCGGCCGTGCGTGCGGTCGAACGCTGA
- a CDS encoding MMPL family transporter, which yields MKPDWLGWSELPVRRPRLALALAGAATAVLLAGLGRLQIDSSLEAMAVQGDPLHAAHERHKEVFGSDEILSIALPFEDALAPQALALQRRLALAIESVRTVEEVESLATVDDVAGDGDALDIAPLVPEGDPAALLPEEIEAIRARVARNPLLPGWLVSRDGRTAALQVRFDYASSEPERNAALAAIDTLLRQELGARPYHLAGHLFMKSEIAHTITRDLQLLLPATIAVMALLLVVAMRCWVSALASLGGVLLAVAWMLGAMGWAGIPLTALSNAAPTILLAVGTAYVLHVAAAAQRHAASGAGPAEAATHALRHVRFGMVGAGLTTLVGYASLTLSQVPVVNGFGWALVLGIVAVMAIGLFVLPAVFALWATRPAQSLLGPDPRLGRVLLGLARLAVRHARAVLAAAIGVAGLAALTLPLLRVDSSGPNRFPEDSRFRRSSEFYRAQLSGDVVEGVYLSGPREHFYEPEVLRRIQAFQRDAEALPEIDESVSIADYVALMNREMEGGADEALRIPDSREAVAQYLFLYGASGDPGELDELVDPDAGRARIVLAATVPSSTASAVLRARLEELAERHLAAETGPDAVVSTEILLSRAADVVVQEQVRGFAWALALILVMVAASFRSLGAGLHLLLPNGLPLLLNLAVMALLGIPLGDATAIISATCLGIAVDSTIHTMAETRSAERRCGSRHAAVAHALLTVGRPIVVTGILIIAGFSMLLLSDFRSVRELGFFTALTMVFCLIGDTVVAPSQLCAAGGAEDPRARPVVVGAGRLLAAALLRERPGGRPALEWVDPELAQAPPAPGGELVFHALEAGDAPGWVAAGSAEEGA from the coding sequence ATGAAGCCGGACTGGCTCGGGTGGAGCGAGCTGCCGGTGCGGCGCCCGCGCCTCGCGCTCGCGCTGGCCGGGGCGGCGACCGCCGTCCTGCTCGCGGGCCTCGGCCGGCTCCAGATCGACTCCTCGCTGGAGGCGATGGCCGTGCAGGGGGACCCGCTGCACGCCGCGCACGAGCGTCACAAGGAGGTGTTCGGAAGCGACGAGATCCTCTCGATCGCCCTGCCCTTCGAGGACGCGCTCGCCCCGCAGGCGCTGGCGCTGCAACGGCGGCTGGCCCTGGCGATCGAGTCGGTGCGGACGGTCGAGGAGGTCGAGTCGCTCGCCACCGTGGACGACGTGGCGGGCGACGGGGATGCCCTCGACATCGCGCCCCTGGTGCCGGAGGGCGACCCGGCGGCCCTGCTCCCCGAGGAGATCGAGGCGATCCGCGCCCGCGTGGCGCGCAACCCCCTGCTCCCGGGCTGGCTGGTCTCCCGCGACGGCCGCACCGCTGCGCTCCAGGTGCGCTTCGACTACGCGAGCAGCGAGCCCGAGCGCAACGCCGCCCTGGCCGCGATCGACACCCTCCTGCGCCAGGAGCTCGGCGCGCGCCCCTATCACCTGGCCGGCCACCTGTTCATGAAGAGCGAGATCGCGCACACGATCACCCGGGACCTGCAGCTCCTCCTGCCGGCGACGATCGCCGTGATGGCGCTGCTGCTGGTGGTGGCGATGCGCTGCTGGGTCAGCGCGCTCGCGAGCCTGGGCGGGGTCCTGCTGGCGGTCGCGTGGATGCTCGGGGCGATGGGCTGGGCGGGGATCCCGCTCACGGCGCTCTCGAACGCGGCGCCGACGATCCTGCTCGCCGTCGGCACCGCCTACGTGCTGCACGTGGCGGCCGCGGCGCAGCGCCACGCGGCGAGCGGCGCCGGGCCCGCCGAAGCGGCCACGCACGCGCTCCGCCACGTGCGCTTCGGGATGGTCGGAGCGGGCCTCACGACGCTCGTGGGCTACGCCTCGCTCACCCTCTCCCAGGTGCCGGTCGTGAACGGCTTCGGCTGGGCGCTGGTGCTGGGGATCGTGGCCGTGATGGCCATCGGCCTGTTCGTGCTGCCCGCCGTCTTCGCGCTGTGGGCGACGCGGCCCGCGCAGAGCCTGCTCGGGCCGGACCCCCGGCTCGGCCGCGTGCTGCTCGGGCTGGCGCGGCTCGCCGTGCGCCACGCACGCGCCGTGCTCGCCGCGGCGATCGGGGTCGCCGGGCTCGCCGCGCTCACGCTCCCGCTGCTCCGGGTGGACTCGAGCGGCCCCAACCGCTTCCCCGAGGACTCGCGCTTCCGGCGCTCCTCGGAGTTCTACCGCGCCCAGCTCTCCGGCGACGTCGTCGAAGGGGTGTACCTCTCGGGGCCGCGCGAACACTTCTACGAGCCCGAGGTGCTGCGCCGGATCCAGGCCTTCCAGCGCGACGCCGAGGCGCTGCCGGAGATCGACGAGAGCGTCTCGATCGCGGACTACGTGGCGCTCATGAACCGCGAGATGGAGGGCGGCGCCGACGAGGCGCTGCGGATCCCGGACTCGCGCGAGGCGGTCGCACAGTACCTCTTCCTGTACGGAGCCTCGGGCGATCCCGGTGAGCTCGACGAGCTCGTCGACCCCGACGCCGGGCGCGCCCGCATCGTGCTCGCGGCGACGGTGCCGTCGAGCACGGCGAGCGCGGTCCTGCGTGCGCGCCTCGAGGAGCTGGCCGAGCGCCACCTGGCCGCGGAGACCGGCCCGGACGCGGTCGTCAGCACGGAGATCCTGCTCTCGCGCGCCGCCGACGTGGTCGTGCAGGAGCAGGTGCGGGGCTTCGCCTGGGCCCTGGCGCTGATCCTCGTGATGGTGGCCGCGAGCTTCCGCTCGCTCGGAGCCGGCCTCCACCTGCTGCTGCCCAACGGGCTCCCGCTGCTGCTGAACCTGGCGGTCATGGCACTGCTCGGGATCCCGCTCGGCGACGCCACCGCGATCATCTCCGCCACCTGCCTCGGGATCGCCGTGGACAGCACCATCCACACCATGGCGGAGACCCGCTCGGCCGAGCGGCGCTGCGGCTCGCGCCACGCAGCCGTGGCCCACGCCCTGCTGACGGTCGGCCGCCCGATCGTGGTGACCGGGATCCTGATCATCGCCGGCTTCAGCATGCTGCTGCTCTCGGACTTCCGCTCCGTGCGCGAGCTCGGCTTCTTCACGGCGCTCACCATGGTCTTCTGCCTGATCGGCGACACCGTCGTGGCGCCGAGCCAGCTCTGCGCGGCCGGCGGCGCGGAGGACCCGAGGGCGCGGCCGGTCGTGGTGGGCGCCGGCCGCCTGCTCGCCGCCGCCCTGCTGCGCGAGCGCCCGGGCGGCCGGCCGGCGCTCGAGTGGGTCGACCCCGAGCTCGCGCAGGCCCCGCCGGCGCCAGGCGGGGAGCTCGTGTTCCACGCTCTCGAGGCCGGCGACGCGCCCGGGTGGGTCGCGGCCGGCTCGGCCGAGGAAGGAGCCTGA
- a CDS encoding response regulator: protein MLASRPRILVVDDEPRALELLVRSLRRVGEVVTASSADAAQALHSGARFDLVISDQRMPGSTGVELLSRIAESDENVGRILLTGYTDLETSVEAINRGRVHAYLHKPCSTPDLMATVAAVLQRVGLARENQRLLAVVSEQNAQLGEALESLQRAQDKLVGSERLAAIGRMGAMIVHDLRGPLAAIRSAGEEVRREGTERAAPALGELGREVLDEAARLERMCSELLEIARASELPGVLRRELIDDAVATALAALSHEASLQGVEIELDLHADVLVAIDEQALRRALHNLARNAFEAMPEGGRLLVRSVRDGDHAVLTLTDSGPGIAAEIAGRLFEPFATFGKPAGCGLGLAVVRKVVEDLDGTISVAKAEGGGACFEIRLPLAFAADS, encoded by the coding sequence ATGCTGGCCTCGCGACCGCGCATCCTCGTGGTGGACGACGAGCCGCGTGCGCTCGAGTTGCTGGTGCGCTCGCTGCGCCGCGTGGGCGAGGTCGTGACGGCGTCCTCGGCCGACGCCGCGCAGGCGCTGCACAGCGGAGCGCGCTTCGACCTGGTGATCTCCGACCAGCGCATGCCGGGCTCGACCGGGGTCGAGCTCCTGAGCCGGATCGCGGAGAGCGACGAGAACGTCGGGCGCATCCTGCTGACGGGCTACACGGACCTCGAGACCTCGGTCGAGGCGATCAACCGCGGCCGCGTGCACGCCTACCTGCACAAGCCCTGCTCGACGCCGGACCTGATGGCCACGGTGGCCGCCGTGCTCCAGCGCGTCGGGCTCGCGCGCGAGAACCAGCGCCTGCTCGCGGTGGTGAGCGAACAGAACGCGCAGCTCGGCGAGGCGCTCGAGTCGCTGCAGCGGGCCCAGGACAAGCTGGTGGGGAGCGAGCGGCTGGCCGCGATCGGCCGGATGGGCGCGATGATCGTGCACGACCTGCGCGGCCCGCTGGCGGCGATCCGCTCCGCGGGCGAGGAGGTACGCCGCGAGGGCACCGAGCGCGCCGCCCCGGCGCTCGGCGAGCTCGGGCGCGAGGTGCTCGACGAGGCGGCCCGCCTCGAGCGGATGTGCAGCGAGCTGCTCGAGATCGCGCGCGCGAGCGAGCTGCCCGGGGTCCTCCGCCGGGAGCTGATCGACGACGCCGTCGCGACCGCGCTGGCCGCCCTCTCCCACGAGGCCTCGCTCCAGGGCGTCGAGATCGAGCTCGACCTGCACGCGGACGTGCTGGTCGCGATCGACGAGCAGGCCCTGCGGCGCGCCCTCCACAACCTCGCGCGCAACGCCTTCGAGGCGATGCCCGAAGGCGGCCGCCTGCTCGTGCGCAGCGTCCGGGACGGCGACCACGCCGTCCTGACCCTCACCGACAGCGGCCCCGGCATCGCCGCCGAGATCGCCGGCCGCCTCTTCGAGCCCTTCGCGACCTTCGGCAAGCCCGCCGGCTGCGGGCTCGGGCTGGCGGTCGTGCGCAAGGTCGTCGAGGACCTCGACGGCACGATCTCGGTGGCCAAGGCGGAGGGCGGCGGCGCCTGCTTCGAGATCCGGCTGCCCCTCGCCTTCGCCGCGGATTCCTGA